TTCTTCTTCCATTCTACTGCCTTTTGCCTCATCGCCTTTCCCTTATCCCCAGCCATCATTTCCTTAACGAGTGCTTCGATCTCATCACGTTTAACATCATTGTTGACTTCCATGCCAATCCCCCAACTAGTGCAAGCGTATCGACAATTGGTTTGCTGCTCTGCAAAAAATGGCCAGCAAATAATAGGCACACCACCACAGACACTTTCCAAAGTGGAATTCCACCCGCAGTGTGTTAGGAAAACGCCCACAGATGGGTGTGCCAGAACTTGGCCTTGGGGGCACCAGTTTGCTATCAATCCCCTGTCCTTTATGTCCTCAAAGAATTCTTCAGGCAAAATTACCGAGTCTCCCATCACTACATCAGGCCTAACAATCCACAAAAATGAGTGCTTACTATTTGCAAGCCCCCATGCAAACTCCTTCAGATGTTGTTCGGTCATAACAGTCACACTGCCATAATTCACGTAAACAACTGAATTGGGTTCTCTTTTGTCGAGCCATTGGAGGCATTTCGAGTCTTCTTTCCATAAGCTTGTACTTAGAGACTTTAGTTGGTTATCAGGGACAAGCCGACTTAGCAGGGAAAGCGGGCCTATGTTGTATATATTGCGAGGGAATCTGGCCGAGATTTCCTCGAGTACTTCATATTCAAACTCATCAAATGTGTTGAAGATAATCGCTGAAGAACTCAAGCAATTTTGCGCTTCTGACCCCAGAAAGTCGAACATGATATCCTTAGTGTCGGTAACTCTCATAAAGCTAGGGAGGTCCTTGAGCCTGATGTTTTTCATGCCTGGGATCCAGTCAATTGGTGTGTCAAGCTTTCCATCATGCATGAAGCTTTTGTCTGCAATACGTGAAAGAGATCTCTTGATATAAAATAAGTCGTTAAAACTAATTAATTGATTACAATTCAATCACTTCTTGATGGAGGCTTCTCTTTCCTTCAGTTATGATTCTAGCCAAAGGTGCTAATAAATATGacttctttttaatattaataatcttaTGACTGCCTCTAGCACCATGCAAGAagctttgaaaacaaaaataatccaAGTACCTTTGAAAGGAACAAAGCCTCTTTTGGTGAGTTCAGTGAAGGACAGATATCCCTGGAAGCCACAAGCCGATGCAGTCCAGAATTGTATCTCCGGGATGCCTAATTCTTCAGCAGCTTTACTTGCAAAGCCCATAGTCCCATCCGATATTATGCAACTAACAGGAGGCACTTCAGACTCATGTACAGAATTGAGCTTAAGCACTAGCTCTTTAAAGGGTGCCAAGCAGTTCTTTCTTGTGGAATCACTAAGGGCAGGGACATCTTGGGTTGCATCACGGTCAGAAGGCGGCAACCCGTCCGGTATGGTTTCGAAGCGGAAATCTGGCAGGCCCTTGAAGTGATCTGCTCCTCTGGACCGGATTAAGCGCTTGTGGTTGAACTCAGTGTTGACAAAGGTTATATGAAAACCCTTGAAGTGTAGGAGCTTGGCTAATTGCATCATGGGGTTCACATGGCCTTGTGCTGGGTATGGAACACATGCTGCATGGGGTTTCTTTACTCCTATTGAACCCATCTTTATAGCAGCCTGCAGCCAATTGACCCTATATATTGGTGGAATCAGAGTTCAAGAATGATGATATGTAGCTTTCCTTAGTTTGCTCCTTTTATACAGAAAAAAATGCTTTGGTATTAGCCCTTAGACAgaataaaaatatctcataaagTCTTATAAGAGACgtaacaaaaataaatgcatTTATTAACGTCACAAGTGATTAAGGAGTTCTCAGTCAACCATTCTGCTCGAGGTTTTTCTCACAGTGACATAATTTCACAGGAACTTAAGCTTAAACATGATAGCTTGTAAACATTAACGAGCAGAACCTCATGATGTCACTTCCTtgtctatatattaatttgattaatgcCTATATATTCAAAAGTATTCCGGTGGTGTGTACCAAAGGAAAAGAGCATATTCCACATAATTGTATGTTGAGCGGATTGTCAGGACCAAAGTATTAATTAATTGCGTATCTGACCcttgtattgttatttttttgtatgAAATATGAATACTCGATGCTCTTGATTTTTAAAGTAGTTTTGTAAGTGACATTTGGGATTTGATACTGAGTTGCAACCTGAAATTGTCCCACATATCTGCCGGTAGGGATTCTATTTTGCCGCCTGAGTAGTTATGCTCATTTATATTACTAgttgtttttgtaatttattttcattttttcttttatataatttattaatatatttaaatatttttaaaaattaaaaatatatatcaatatacttaaaatcatcTCCTAAATCATTAACCATGAAAAAATTTGTCAAATAATATACTGCAGCTGTCACGGGCGGCATACGAGGTTTATTCATCGGCAGGTTAAAACGTGCAGGTTGTTTGTTTACTATGAACATCCAGTACATTATGTTAAAACGTGCAggttgtttgtttgttggagCCAATGAATTTTCTGAGCGGTACAATTTTGAATTGACTTTAGTGGTGCCGTCCAACTTTGTCTGAGGATATTTAAAAGACCAATCCGGAGAGGTTGAAGGGAAATTTATAGGATTTGGTGAGTCGGTGACCACTAATTGGCTGTCACCTTATAAGCAGTAAAAGTTATAACCACTTGGTCATTGACCATTGGTGACCATTATTTATTTGCCTGTTTATTGACATTTCAAATGGATTAATATTGATATGGAAACATTTCAATTAccctaaaaaatattgatattttaattttgttcagATTGTaatgagttttataaaaattgttatGTTTTGCATCCGCGTCTTATATATAAGCGGTAAAACCTTTTCAtgataaactattttttttatttttttagttggaACGGCGCCTCCATATTTTTATCAGAAACCATCACTTTTAGCAGAGAAATACCATAAAAacatcaaaacaataaaaaaaaaacaataaataaaatccataaagacataaaaaaaacaaaaaaagcctAACCAGCCAACTAAAACCGAACATTTGGTAGATCCAATTTCTCCATTTTTAAAGATCCTTTGAGAGGCTTTGATAGCTCGAAAACCTTAGCCGTACAGCCCCCCCCTCCGCCCCTAACATAGCAAGAAAATTTGCCGGTGAATTTCCTTCATGATAAACATGATTAACATTAACATCCAAATTTTCCAGTAGCAATTGAACCTCCTCCAAAAAATCTTTTAAGTACCAAATTGTATAGCGTTTATTCCGCAACCAATTTATAACTAACAAAAAATCCATCTCtatgtcaatacaagggaaaCCCAAAGGTTTTGTAAGTCATAAACCATGTAAAAGGCCCATAAGCTCCGCTTTATTATTTATTCCTTCGCCAAAATTTATCGCAAAAGCCACATGCAATTCACtatgtgattttcaaataactcCACTAGCCCTCATCATGCCTGAATTGCCAATATAGCTACTGCCAAAATTTAGT
The genomic region above belongs to Carya illinoinensis cultivar Pawnee chromosome 4, C.illinoinensisPawnee_v1, whole genome shotgun sequence and contains:
- the LOC122306592 gene encoding linamarin synthase 2-like — encoded protein: MGSIGVKKPHAACVPYPAQGHVNPMMQLAKLLHFKGFHITFVNTEFNHKRLIRSRGADHFKGLPDFRFETIPDGLPPSDRDATQDVPALSDSTRKNCLAPFKELVLKLNSVHESEVPPVSCIISDGTMGFASKAAEELGIPEIQFWTASACGFQGYLSFTELTKRGFVPFKDKSFMHDGKLDTPIDWIPGMKNIRLKDLPSFMRVTDTKDIMFDFLGSEAQNCLSSSAIIFNTFDEFEYEVLEEISARFPRNIYNIGPLSLLSRLVPDNQLKSLSTSLWKEDSKCLQWLDKREPNSVVYVNYGSVTVMTEQHLKEFAWGLANSKHSFLWIVRPDVVMGDSVILPEEFFEDIKDRGLIANWCPQGQVLAHPSVGVFLTHCGWNSTLESVCGGVPIICWPFFAEQQTNCRYACTSWGIGMEVNNDVKRDEIEALVKEMMAGDKGKAMRQKAVEWKKKAEEATDIGGSSYKNFERLIKEALH